The following nucleotide sequence is from Trifolium pratense cultivar HEN17-A07 linkage group LG2, ARS_RC_1.1, whole genome shotgun sequence.
CATAATTTATTTACAGTGTTGTCAATTACAAGTCACGGAAAATAGCGATTTGTTCAACTTCTACCCTACAGTACTATGATGGCTATTTGgcaacactttgtactaaacAGCGTATCACGCAACAATagcgatttgttcaaatttcgctAGGCGATATAGCCGGTATTACACACCGCTActtatttctaataaaaatatgtttatcAAAGATAATTGACATGAACGAAAAACAAGCTTTTATTTGTCTCATTCATTTTCTTTCCATATTCCAAGGTTAAATTTAGaagtttataaaaattacataCAGTACTTCAAGGTAATCTACAACTGCAGACTCCTTGTTTTCCCTTCAGTGTGTAGAAAATAAAGACcttatttggataaacaacttaatttgcAGCTTATAACATAATCGATCATCATATAAGCACGCTTATGAATAAGCTATTTCAATTACACAAgaacaagataaaataaattcaaattgttttcttataaatctataagctattttcataagttgtttccataaattcttccaaacaatctcacaagtaCTTATATAAGTAAATAACTCAAATAAGGTCCCGTTTGGATTGACGTATTTTTGAGTTAATGCAAATatataagcttttatgtattgtTCATTAGCTTATCACGGTAGTATATGAAGAACACTTATAAAgctataatttttgttagtgaaaacttatgaattaacataaaaacttatttgcATAAGCAACTTTTCATAACCTCAAAAacaaatcaatccaaacatacccaaattcacaaaaaaaaaaaaaaaaaaaaaaaaaaaaacagacatTTTTGATGaagcaacaaaagaaacaaagaaatttAACACTAACAAAACACAATGGATATAAGCTAAGTTAAGATACTACAACAATAACAGTTTCATTTCATGGCATCAGAAACATAAAGTGATaaataaaccctaaaaaaaccctaatttggtggattttgtgaaaattgaaaaaagaaagagaaagaaccTGAAGGAGTGTTTGATGATGATAAAGAAGATAAGTGACGGCGAGTCTGTGATCGGAGCAAATGAATCAGACtcattgttgttgatgttgctATGCTCAACTGAATCTCACTCTTTCTTCCTTTGTGTGTGTGAAACTGAAATGTAATAACCAAATGAGGTTGAAGAATAGTGTATCAGTTTAACTAAAATGAATACGTATTGTATATTAGTACGAAGAATATGAAGCATATGAAAGGgcatttggtctagtggtatgaTTCTCGCTTAGGGTGCGAGAGGTCCCGAGTTCAATTCTCGGAATGCCCCTttttcacaatatttttttttcattttcatttcagtAAGTAAACGATGGGAAAATATCTTATCATGGAAACTAGTATTAAGTTAGAAGATGGATTTCATAATTAGTGAATGTTTTGTAgctaaaattttggaaaaaatagaagaaaataaattagagtATCATGATAACGGCTTAAAAATGGATAAAGGTATGGTTGATTACGGTTGATAATCATGAAATTATAGGGATGAAAATTATACTCAGCAAGATAGAGAGCATAAGAGTATTTATGAGaaagatactcatagaaattcatattgaatgaatatagattgataaaagaatatGAAAATAGGTGTGAGGATTAACCAACTCTAACTACGTAGAATAGTATCATTAATATTCTTAACAATTACTACGTCTAAATCATAATGGTTGAATCCATAAGATATGAGAGATTTCATCCAAGACTTGAAAGTAAAGCTTCAAAAATTTTCTATAGCGAAAAATCACGCCTTCAACCTCTACAAGTGTATTTCGTAGCTCTTTACAAAATTGAATGAGAAATGAGATTGTTTGAGCTTGTATTTATAAGTGAGGAAAAACAGAACCTCGTTGAGTGAGCATCCAATCATCCAACAAACTTAGCTTTCTTCATTGGAGGAAAATGACAGCTCCCAAACAACTTGTAAACTTGTGCTTTTATCAACCTTGCTCGTTCAACAGGAGATATGCTTGTCGGGCGAAAGACCTTTGATTTTCAAACCTAGATTCACTTCTTAGTTTTGTTGGAGCGAAGTGCTAGTGAATATGATTGGGTTGTTTCCGACTTTGTTTGCTTCAGGGTTGCTGGAGAGAGCCCTGGCGAGCAAGGGTATTTACATTATGACTTGGTTCACTCCTAATTCGCCATGATGATTGGTGAGGGTTCAGGCAAGGAAATAGGGCAAGTTCGCTCCCATGTTGGCTGAGTGAAGGTCCTTTGgatggatatttttttttttttttttgttccaagTCCTTCAACTCCTTAATtacctataaaaataaaataaaccttCAATTTGATCCTTAAACTATCAATCTCTCTCGATTTGAtccataaaatatataaatatactaAATAGTCCCAAAACTATTAATAATCCATCAATTTGATCTATGAACTATATTTTGCCTAAAATTTACATgtttattatttgaaataattgtacgtttaattttttatctacTAATTTACTGCACGCTATAATATATGTGTTTGAATCGGACTCTTTCGATAATCTTTGTGCTAACTATTCTTTCTTCATGTTGAATTCTTTCTAGTACCAATTTTGGTCGcttaatttaacttcttaaaaatatattaattaagccaTCTTATCCTAATCCTACTTGATCATTAATAATTACAACCCTAAAATAACGCAGCTTTAGgccttgtttgtttgtttggagAACGACTCGCAGTGAACTCAACTGCCCGGAAACACACACACCACCGTCCACCGGACTTGCTCCTCCGCCCACTACTAAAGGCAGCGCACCGGTGATTGAATCCCGTCGAGACAGATAGGAGCTTCATGGAGAATTTCAACTTCAAGCATCGCGTTGATCAATTAATTTCAAAAGTTGATCAAGTAAGTATTATCATTATTActaaattatatgatattagCCAATTAATTCATTTCTATGTTGATTATTGTATTTACATTATGGCTTTTAGGCATTCCATAGTGTAACAGCTTATGGcatgttcataagctgttttcagcttatttttttaataagctctccgatatagtttatgaaaacagcttataatttatataaaagaaaaaaataacttttttttttttgttatagaaatatagtttatacataagcGGTTATCAATTATCATGCTATAAGATGCAAAagtaagctgtttatccaaacggGGCCTATGTCATATGAGACATGTTCATAGACCATAATTATGCCGATTTGTTGCTAGATGTAGTTATGGTTTTGCAACATTTTTATGCCGATCTGTTGCTGGTTGCAATTATGATTTTGTCacatgtttattatttttatttatagccGTTATGATTTTGGTAGCGTTGTCAAATTGTGACTATAGCGGTGCTAGAGTAGAAGAATGTTAATAAACCGTCATAGTTTAGTGATACACTGTTTAGTTTAAAGTGTTGTTGAATAGGTACCATAACAGCGTAGCGAAATTTGAATAACCATAACATTTCATGCTGGTCTCTAGGTCTTCTAGTTGTAACACGTAAATTTCATTCTATTTAAGAAAGGAAAGGACCACATAGGTTTTATCATGGCATAATTCTTTTGATATTTGGCATGGTATCAGAGGCTCAACTTCGAACATGTCAATTCTCGTGGACTGGAGTTCTTGCTCTATGGGCTCTTGGTCTTGGTTGccttcttatttttttcatattcattGTTCGTGATTCGTGAAtgcttttttcttcttttgttgtgcTGCAATTGTGGTTGGCGATAACTGAGAATCACTTTATGTTTGTGTTTACTGGAAATATTTATTCTGCTGGGAATTTCGACCTAAAATATTTGTCAAAGGGAAAGAATTCCATGGGTCCATGTTGATGGGAGTGATCCAGAATATATAGATCCAGAGAAAATAGCTAAATGGTTAACAAAAGATGCACGTGTCACAAGCTGGATAATTATTAGCTCAGTTGTGCCACACTTGGTTCTAAATCTGAGGTTACACAAGTCTTCCAAGGAAATGTGAAATTATATGTAAAGGGTATACTACAATCAAGACAATGCGGAAAGGAGATTCCAGCTAGATTATGAATTAGGAAGTTTAACACAAGGGAATCTTTTAATTGAGGATTACATATCTGGTTTTCAAAGCCTATGGATTAAATATTCTGTTGACATTACTATTGCTAATGACCCTAAAGAAGCACTTTCTGCTGTCAACAAGGTCTATGAAACCAGCAGAAGAGACCAGTTCTTGATGAAATTGCGACGTGAGTTTGAGACTAGTTGTGCTACTGTGTTGAAACTGTGTTCCTGTAGCTTCTTTGGATACTTGCTTAAGTGAATTTCTTTTAGAAGTGCTACATATGACTACTCAAGCAGCAATAGAACAAAACGCTAATATATGTACTCTTGTTGATGTGTGTTATGCTACTCAAGTTCGGAACAAGAACAGAGATATGTGTGCTGTGCAATGCTATAGCTGTAAATGATGTGGCGTAATTACAAAAGATTGTTCTGAGAAATTTTACAGTTATTGCAAGCAACAAGGCCATATCGTATCAACCTGTCTGTGTGGTCCGagattttatgttttgcttTTATGATTAATTTTGTATGGACAATAATTGGTGCTTCATTTGTGTGTCTGTATATGATTGCTCTTTAATTTTATACCCCAAGAAGTTATCTATAATCAGTAATATGCTTCTTTTCCTGCAGCTTGAGCAGAAAGGgcatgagatagataaattttACTCCAGCTTAAATAAAAAGCAAACAGACATGCCAAAAGGTAACTCAACTACAAAGGATAAAGATAAGGAGAAACATGTTCCAAGTATTAAGAAGCAACAGCAGGATGCATCACGTAGAGAAGCGGCTGCTCAAAAAAGAATGCAAGATCTTATACGCCAGTTTGGCACAATATTGCGCCAGGTAGCTACTTTTCACTTATTGTTAATGTTTGAGGTGGTGTTGTGGTTGTGGAATATGACATCTTTGTGTGCCTTTACCAATGTGTTATTAACTGTCTATTTGTTTACACACGGTCATGTAATTTTGGATTTCTTTTGCATCATCTGTTTCGGTTCATGATAATAATAAGTTGTAGGTTATGCATttttgtaatttctttttttattttttattttgtgttcttTGTATGGGCTTCTCGTGAAGACAACAATACAATGACACATAGCTCGAAAAGTTCTTTGCATAAATACTTTTTGATGAGGCAATTCTTTTTACCCTGATATTCGCAAAATAACATGCTCACAATTCACACAAAACGAACCATGCATGTGCTTAAGTAAATAACATTGTATTAGGGTTCGTTATTTGAAAGATATAGATAGCTGCAACTTGCAAGTGCCTTATTCGGATTCATGAAAGGGCATGAATTGAAACAGATGATGcaaaagaaattcaaaaaaatacatTGTTCTATTCCTCATAAGtcataaaaataagaagatttttgttgctaaaacagtctacaaaaaatattattaatatttcattttgtgATGTTTGTGTTTTCCATCCTTATTCAgatgtaaatatttttaatgtatctTTTGTAAATTGATTGAGCCCATACACATTTACATTATATATTAATTCTTTAATGCTCTTTTTCTGTCAGATCACACAACACAAGTGGGCTTGGCCTTTTATGCAACCGGTTGATGTAGAGGGCCTGGGCTTAAATGATTATTATGAGGTATGGTTCATATATGCATGCATGTTTTCCAATGTTACATTTGCATTGGTAATGATGACCTTTCCCGAGGCATTTGATTAGCTTACATGTTTATTAAGAGGTACGGTTAGTTTCACATATGCATTCAAGGTTTCCAATGTTACATTTGCATTAATAATGACCTTATGGTAAGTACTGGATCGGAACatagaagaaaacaaatatttttcttaaacaaaCATGCCCTTAAGTGACTGGATCTTTTATTTGTATTCAACTTTTTATGCTTGTGTTTTGATTGATATGTTGTAATATGATGCATGCTAGATCATTGACAAGCCCATGGATTTCAATACCATTAAGAACCAAATAGAGGCTATTGATGGTACTGGATATAAGCATATTCGGGAAATATGTTCTGATGTGAGACTGGTTTTCAAAAATGCTATGAAATATAATGACGAAAGAAGTGATGTTCATGTGATGGCAAAAACTTTACTGGAAAAGTTTGAGGAGAAATGGTTGCAACTTCTGCCTAAAGTTactgaagaggtaactgaattcaAACTTTCTGTTTCCTGAGAAATGGTTGCAACAAATTTGTGTTGGATGAAATTATTGTGGTCCTATATCATCTTGGAGACTGCTTAAATATTGTCTAAGAACAATATCTTGGTACTTGTTATCATCTGGGGTTATTAAATTGTAGGAGACAAGACGAGAAGAGGAAGAAGCTGAAGCACGGTTAGCTATGCAATTTGCTCAAGAAGTAGCTCATGCTAAAATGGCTAGAGACTTGAGTAACGAGGTAATTTATGAGGGATTTACAACCTTATTGAGCATTTCAATATGAGGAAAGAGAATTCTATAAAATAAACCTATATCTTTTTCATGCTTATTAAAGATGTATCTGTTAGGATATAAAATATAGGATAATTAGAGTACTTAAGATTTAGTTAGTAGAAGTTAGTTAGTAAGTTGATAAGTTTGTTAGGTGGATGTTaagaggtttttttttgttattcttaGAAAGTCTTTAAATAGCCCTCAATTGGTAGAGTGGAATGATAGcattgaataattaaattgTGACTAGAGAATTATCTAGTGCAAAAGGAGAGTGCTCTTTTGGGGTAGCCTTGTGTGCAAGGTTATCGATCATCTTCATTGTTTACCTTTGTATCTTCTCTTCAATCTCTCTACACCAATAAGAAATCCTTCATATGTTTGCAATTTGAATCTGTTTTACACTACTATTCTAGGGATTCTTCCTTGCTCAAAGAAAGGACCCTAACAGTATCTAATATGAGGATATATGAGGATAGAACCATATGAAACTTATTTAAGATGATGTtgctttgtatttttttcttctccagCTTGATGAAGTTGATGCACATTTAGAAGAGCTACGGGAGATGGTTGTTAAAAGATGCAGGTTAGGTGTTATATACTTCCTTAAAAGTGTACCCCAAAAAACAAACCTATCATATTTTTTGGCccgaactttttttttgtggctCTGATTTGTTAATCTTAAAACATCGTGTATAagttaccaaaaaataatagtgTTCAAGTATAATACCGGTATAGTGATCCTCATCatacacacatatatattggTTATGAGAAAGAAAGGACTTTGCAACATCACTTGACACAATTAACTTGTTGAATAGTTCTGCCCTTCATTTGATACCTTCCTCACTGCCTCTGTCTCATCATTTTTCCAATTCTGCTTTTATCTCTCCTTATCTATGATAATACTTTGTCACTCCCACAAAgctaaatttgataaaatttgtTACAGAAAAATGTCAACGGAAGAAAAGAGAAACCTTGGAGCTTCTCTAACCAGACTGTCTGCTGATGATCTTCGCGGAGCATTGGAAATTGTTGCCCAAGCTAATCCGAACTTCCAAGCAAATGCTGACGAGGTGGATCTTGACATAGATGCTCAGGTCAGATATATACTTCATTCAAAGTGTgataacacaaataaaactGTTGTTACTTGGATTGAATTACTTATGTTTGTATCAAATTGATATGATAATGATTATATTATCTGTATGATAATGAGTATATTGTTTTTCTATGCAGAGTGAGTCTACCTTGTGGaggttaaatttttttgttagagATGCTCTTGAAGTCCAAAGCAAGAATTCAGGAAGCGTGGACGGAGATGAAAATCTGAACAACAGACGTAAAAGAGATTTGTGTGATGCTATTGCAAAAGCTAAGAAGAAGAGGGCCAAGAAGCCTACTTGAAGTTCATTCGGAGACAACATGCTACTCTTAGGTTGACTTGAGTTAGTGATAATAACCCAATGAGTTATTTCTAGAAACAAATCAAACCAACCACCTAGTTTGATGAAGACATTTTCTTGGAAAATGGCAAAATTTGTGCTGCTCACATTCTGTCTCTTATTATGTCAAGCCTAGTTTTTTTAGGTGGCTTGATTTTTGCTTTCAAAGAAAACCTTGCAATGTAACCTAGTTTTGATTTTGAAGACATTTTTTTGTTGTCCCCCATGACCCTGTAATATTCATTTGATCATTTCTAAATTCTAATGTTTGACTGATATggtaatttgtttctttttatttgatattaGTAGTAGATAGGAAACTGAAAAACGAAGAGGATGGGTTCGAAAGGATTTGAATTTGTCAAGCATATTGAGTTTGTTAGAAAGTGAAATGATGCTTGTTTATAGGTTAAGTCAGggcatcattaactttatcttCACTAGAGAGATTGAGCTAGAGTAAGTGTTTTTAGCTGGAACAGAGAATATATTCAGTTCCATTTAGTTGGTTTGACGAAGGGGAAAGGATTATCGTAGTAAACAACATGAGCTATAAAAGGTGCACATTGTGTATTGAGAATAGTTTCGAATTGTAAAACCTTGAATGTTTCTCGACAAGATTGCGATTGTTCGCTTGAGTGGTTAACCTAGCAAGTTGAGTTTGCTTTTAGGACCTCCAAGAAACTAAGTTTGATCTCAGAGTCAGAGAACCATACACTTTTGATGATTTATGAACAGTTAGGCTCTGTTAGTTATTGAAGAACCTTGTATATTTCTTTACCCTGTTTGAGGAGTAACGTCCATGGAGGATGATTCACTTCCTTCTACCTTATATGCAGCATGCACTGAAGATGACGTATGGAGTGATGTGGAGGTCAATGTGACACATGCTGAGAGTATGACTTTTTCGTGCCACTTAAGACTTTGTTTGCGAACTCTTTTTGATTCCTCCTATTCATGTCCAACCAAGGACTGGGTCGCATAGGTTTCGAGAATCTAGTATGAATTGACTGGACATCAGAGACGAAATGAAAATAAGTTCCGAGAATCTAGTATAAATTGGCCGGACATCAGGGACGAGTTGAGAAGCGAGAGGAGattttgaaataaaaggaaGGAACTGGTGGGATGAAGATGAGATTGGGAAGGGAGGAGTTTGGAGGGttcatttttctttaatatacaaaaatttattaatttgtggAACTTAAAAATTGTATTGGAAGGAGGATTTTGGAGGATGTATatgaatttttcaaatttaatttatgttattataataattttaaaattaaaaatatattaatcacaagtatttatttatcattctcTATAAAGACACTCTTTcaaaaatatgtgaaaaatttctctatttttttctcaaCTACTCTCCCTCCAAAATCCTGACCTCCCCGCAAACAAAtttgtttaataattatattgattttttctctttatcCCCATATTTCTTCCGGGCCCccaaaattcaatatttgcacCTTTAAAACTAATCGGAATTTACTTTCTAAAGTAAAATttgttagaaattttatttcattatttttaaaattttaattcattggaaattataaaaaaaaatcaaaaaatagaattcgaaatttttaaaaaagtttttatttcaaaaaatgcAATCTGAAATATGTATTTATgtggttcttttttttttttttgttacattatgTGGTTTGAATTTTACGttttaaaatagttaaaatttcGAAAATAGAATCCGAATattggaaaaaatattttttataaaatatcaatgactaatttaaatttgagaaaaaagaatatcCACTGccattgtaaaataattttacagtgtcaaccaataccaatcATGTTTTCCACCAGATCACCCCATTGAACCCCAATTTCTTAATATGATGTGGAAGAATGTTTCATGCTTATTgattgtcagtgtaaaattaatttacattgaCAGTGCGTAATCtttaaagaatttaatttatatccACCGTCAgtttaaagttattttgcacatgcgtccaataatatactgacacatcatgtatagtaattaaaaacacatgatgtgtcacattcattaaatgatgtggcaacgcgtcattagatgtatgtgtaaa
It contains:
- the LOC123909633 gene encoding transcription factor GTE6-like; translated protein: MENFNFKHRVDQLISKVDQLEQKGHEIDKFYSSLNKKQTDMPKGNSTTKDKDKEKHVPSIKKQQQDASRREAAAQKRMQDLIRQFGTILRQITQHKWAWPFMQPVDVEGLGLNDYYEIIDKPMDFNTIKNQIEAIDGTGYKHIREICSDVRLVFKNAMKYNDERSDVHVMAKTLLEKFEEKWLQLLPKVTEEETRREEEEAEARLAMQFAQEVAHAKMARDLSNELDEVDAHLEELREMVVKRCRKMSTEEKRNLGASLTRLSADDLRGALEIVAQANPNFQANADEVDLDIDAQSESTLWRLNFFVRDALEVQSKNSGSVDGDENLNNRRKRDLCDAIAKAKKKRAKKPT